A DNA window from Paenibacillus andongensis contains the following coding sequences:
- a CDS encoding OmpL47-type beta-barrel domain-containing protein has protein sequence MSRIKGSQFLSVFLSFLMVLSVFTVFPGKAKADPLPILPNSGFEQVSGGKPLNWSVMSGTVTSSTYTVHSAVYSVQLTDTSNTASVGLRSQKITVTPGKEYEASVYSYNAQGSSSLYLEFWDANNTLILFPTATNNTLNQWKQLGITQTAPTGAVYASLRVYSGQGNIGTSYFDDADFRELVKDPNTPLRNGGMESTIDGMPRYWDSIFGGNITSSLERKRSGDRSVKMVDTSATAGIGVRSQKMPVSVGVKYEAEVFAFDESGASTIFLEFWDTNNTNLTNVITASTSQNEWKPIRAVGAAPAGAAYATIRLYLGGTNIGTTFFDDAKFGEAPPDPSANLNNGRFELLDNGKPSNWRGVDGTVDVSSEKAYDGVRSIKITNAADQSAGLRSHLIPVSPGVEYTANVFASTNSGTAELKVELWDADKVFLSSVSQTGSSSNSWTPITLKSVFPEQTAYISLRLGTSPPAGGTVYFDNATFLRSGELMNRKTRTTLYSQEKVAAARQNIQQLQWAKSLKDTAVSNADKYLAKGLDFLWNAVPSQKLPRSYAVNQSLGSPITGKEIDKYGNYPYRIDPLNDPWKIVDPSSGYKFPTNDFGAYYRSGLDEHGIFLPELADRSLLVNTLYPEKGPSWGVDDGYGWVDEQGKRYTFIAYYVHWSWYGGDSLIQRALNAFRDAYLYTGDIKYGRAGSILIDRVADVYPEMDISKFDRTVFLNSSGKSVGNGKVLGGIWETELVKSFISAYDALFPALDDPETVQFLSEKSTQLRLVNPKNTGANIRRNIEDGIIKQVFPAVKKTQILGNDGMHQSALAMAAVVYDTMPETKEWLDFIFQTGSVLANPTRLTGGNILNSLVSDVDRDGNGNESAPGYNALWLVNHRLTADILEGYDLYPQADLYNNVKFRKMFSAMSTLILSEKFTANIGDTGRTGNPFIIERMTDSLKAFEKFGDPIYAQLAYFLNNNTTDGIHKDVFSSSPNAIAGQIQEVINAKGPLNMESVNESGYGFAALRDGDNPKVDYGTRIGFSGMNVSAQSVPTKFVEATSSIQLTATQSGETAAFEFNVPAADDYELDLLPVKAQSNGIYRISIDGQPVKEFDFYGTDTNAYEIINQMSLTQGLHTISFEGIGKHPSSSGFNLDVRVLNLLNAQARAQRDAQLNANNTLRDEWMFYGRNVSHGHADTLNVGFHAFGLDLSPDLGYPEFADSVDMHRAQWVINTISHNTVVVDKRKQNMNLWAAEAKHFDDTDLVKLIDVEAPKVYPQTTLYKRTTAMIKADDKNSYTVDLFRVKGGNDHYFSFHGAEGTVETEGLNLVPQATGTYAGADVPFGERVDDVAGVGYMGSGFHYLKNVERDASPADKFSIDWNVKDTWNMYGQGSGAATDVHLRLTMLGNVDDIALADGVPPRNKVGNPKDLRYLIAHRSGISMDSLFTSIIEPYKGESFISSITPLIVKMNGQTVDDSGVRAVGVKLKNGRTDYIVSSLDSSKAYTVDLPDTTYSLEFKGFFGVYSVHEDGSASTYLHDGSYIGKNNEVRQDRVGAVTGTVVDFTRDLSPHNEIIIEASGLFGTPADLIGKSISIQNDGIRYASYRIKDVSVLEGTRLKLDIGDITLVRSYKDSNDFSKGYIYDIANGASFRIPLTYSTSQAAQPPADATFTADITAPTNTDVTVTISYPSAAAVKEYKVGASGTWTAYTTPVVVSENGLIYARGTDAAGHASNVTSYTVNNIDKVAPVTTASVNPSQPDGPNGAYVGLVTVSLSAVDVDSSVKKTEYSLDNGTTFQPYTSPVTLDKQGQYTLIYKSTDQAGNVESAHNLSFSLVTTAVKVELKDSNGNPLSGGVVKYYDGGWKDFGVTDASGRVSKSIADKSYTFGITYEGTYKEKVQNTGTDAVVVFQTVKTNVQLKDSQGNLMDSGSVKYYAGGWLTFGNTTGGEVSKELLPGSYTFGMTNEGAYKEKAQNIGTDAVVVFQTVKVNVQLKDSQGNLIDSGSVKYYAGGWLTFGNTTGGEVSKELLPGSYTFGMTNEGAYKEKVQNIGTDAVVVFQTVKVNVQLKDSQGNLMDSGSVKYYAGGWLTFGNTTGGEVSKELLPGSYTFGMTNEGAYKEKVQNIGTDAVVVFQTVKVKVQLKDSQGNLMDSGNVKYYAGGWLTFGNTTGGEVSKELLPGSYTFGMTYGGTYREIVSNITINPMVVFQM, from the coding sequence ATGAGTCGAATAAAAGGTTCGCAGTTTCTATCTGTTTTCCTATCTTTTTTAATGGTGCTTTCGGTATTTACGGTATTTCCCGGAAAAGCTAAAGCGGACCCGCTGCCGATTCTTCCTAACAGTGGATTCGAGCAGGTTTCCGGTGGAAAGCCTCTTAACTGGTCCGTTATGAGCGGGACGGTGACATCTTCAACTTATACCGTACACAGCGCAGTTTACAGCGTGCAGTTAACGGATACTAGCAATACGGCATCTGTTGGTCTGCGCAGTCAGAAGATCACGGTTACACCTGGAAAAGAGTATGAGGCTTCCGTGTATTCTTACAATGCACAGGGCAGCTCGTCCCTTTACTTAGAGTTCTGGGACGCGAATAACACGCTCATCTTGTTTCCAACAGCTACGAATAATACTTTGAATCAATGGAAGCAGCTCGGTATCACTCAAACTGCGCCGACTGGAGCTGTTTACGCAAGTCTGAGAGTTTATTCAGGGCAAGGGAATATCGGAACTTCCTATTTTGACGATGCGGATTTCCGGGAGTTGGTGAAGGATCCGAATACGCCACTCAGGAACGGTGGAATGGAGAGTACGATTGACGGAATGCCTCGCTACTGGGATTCTATCTTCGGCGGTAATATTACGTCCTCTCTGGAGAGGAAGCGTTCTGGAGATCGCAGCGTAAAAATGGTCGATACGAGCGCAACCGCTGGCATCGGAGTCCGAAGTCAGAAAATGCCAGTTTCAGTTGGGGTGAAATATGAAGCGGAGGTATTTGCCTTTGACGAATCCGGCGCCTCTACCATTTTCCTGGAATTTTGGGATACTAACAACACAAATTTAACGAACGTGATTACGGCTAGCACTTCTCAGAATGAATGGAAGCCGATTCGTGCGGTCGGTGCTGCGCCTGCTGGAGCAGCTTACGCCACGATAAGATTGTATCTGGGGGGCACTAACATCGGTACGACTTTTTTTGACGATGCCAAATTCGGTGAAGCGCCTCCGGATCCGAGTGCAAATTTGAATAACGGCAGATTCGAACTGTTGGATAATGGAAAGCCAAGCAATTGGCGTGGGGTCGACGGCACTGTGGATGTATCCAGCGAAAAGGCCTACGACGGAGTCCGCAGCATCAAAATAACCAATGCGGCGGACCAATCTGCTGGATTGCGCAGTCATCTCATTCCCGTTTCGCCCGGCGTTGAATATACGGCAAATGTGTTTGCTTCCACGAACTCAGGGACAGCTGAACTGAAGGTCGAACTATGGGATGCGGACAAAGTTTTCCTTTCATCGGTATCCCAGACGGGTTCGTCCAGTAACAGTTGGACGCCTATTACGCTCAAGAGCGTTTTTCCGGAGCAGACCGCCTATATTAGTCTGCGATTAGGCACCTCGCCGCCAGCCGGAGGAACTGTATATTTCGATAATGCGACATTCCTTAGGTCAGGTGAATTGATGAATCGTAAAACGAGGACAACATTGTACAGTCAGGAGAAGGTCGCGGCCGCCCGGCAAAATATACAGCAGCTGCAATGGGCAAAGAGCTTGAAGGATACGGCGGTTTCAAACGCGGATAAGTATCTGGCTAAAGGATTGGACTTTTTGTGGAATGCGGTTCCAAGTCAAAAGCTTCCCCGCAGTTATGCGGTTAATCAGTCGCTAGGCAGTCCGATAACCGGCAAGGAGATCGATAAATACGGGAATTATCCTTATCGTATCGATCCATTGAACGACCCATGGAAAATTGTGGATCCATCAAGTGGGTACAAATTTCCGACGAACGACTTTGGAGCTTATTACCGCAGCGGTTTGGATGAACACGGTATTTTCCTTCCGGAGCTCGCAGATCGGAGTCTGCTCGTCAACACGCTCTACCCCGAAAAGGGGCCTTCCTGGGGAGTCGATGATGGCTATGGCTGGGTAGATGAGCAAGGAAAACGGTATACTTTCATCGCCTACTATGTCCACTGGTCATGGTATGGGGGAGATTCTTTGATTCAGCGTGCGCTGAATGCATTCCGCGATGCTTATCTATATACAGGGGACATCAAGTATGGCCGTGCTGGTTCGATTTTAATAGATCGGGTGGCGGATGTTTATCCGGAAATGGATATCAGCAAGTTTGATAGAACGGTGTTTCTAAATTCATCGGGCAAATCTGTTGGTAATGGCAAAGTATTAGGCGGCATTTGGGAAACCGAATTAGTGAAGTCGTTTATTAGTGCCTACGATGCTCTATTCCCGGCACTCGATGACCCGGAAACCGTTCAGTTTCTAAGTGAGAAATCGACGCAACTTCGACTGGTCAATCCGAAAAATACCGGAGCAAACATTCGTCGCAATATAGAAGACGGTATAATTAAGCAAGTATTTCCGGCTGTAAAAAAGACGCAAATACTAGGCAATGACGGCATGCATCAAAGCGCTCTGGCCATGGCTGCGGTTGTCTACGATACGATGCCTGAAACGAAAGAATGGCTGGATTTCATATTTCAGACAGGAAGCGTCCTTGCCAATCCGACCCGCTTGACAGGTGGAAATATTCTAAATTCACTTGTTTCGGACGTTGATCGAGATGGAAACGGTAATGAAAGCGCGCCTGGTTATAATGCTTTGTGGCTGGTGAATCACCGGTTGACGGCCGATATTTTGGAGGGCTATGATTTATACCCGCAGGCCGATCTGTATAACAACGTGAAGTTTAGAAAAATGTTTTCCGCTATGAGTACGCTCATTTTGAGCGAAAAATTTACTGCAAACATCGGGGATACGGGCCGAACCGGAAATCCATTTATCATTGAGCGAATGACGGATTCTCTCAAAGCGTTTGAAAAATTCGGCGATCCGATTTATGCGCAATTGGCCTATTTTCTGAATAATAATACGACCGACGGGATTCATAAGGATGTATTTTCCTCCAGTCCTAATGCGATCGCGGGTCAAATTCAAGAGGTTATTAACGCCAAAGGTCCACTGAATATGGAGAGTGTGAATGAGAGTGGATATGGATTTGCCGCGCTGCGGGACGGTGATAACCCGAAAGTCGATTATGGAACGAGGATTGGCTTTAGCGGTATGAACGTGTCCGCACAAAGTGTACCGACGAAGTTTGTTGAGGCAACCAGTTCCATCCAGCTTACGGCAACCCAAAGCGGAGAGACGGCAGCATTTGAATTTAATGTTCCAGCTGCGGATGACTATGAGTTGGATTTACTACCCGTAAAAGCGCAGTCTAATGGCATATATCGTATTTCCATCGATGGGCAACCCGTTAAAGAGTTTGATTTTTACGGAACAGATACGAATGCATACGAAATCATCAATCAGATGAGCCTTACGCAAGGACTGCATACCATTTCCTTCGAGGGCATTGGGAAGCATCCGTCATCCAGCGGCTTTAACCTAGACGTTCGCGTATTGAATCTGCTAAATGCGCAAGCGCGTGCTCAGCGAGATGCCCAGCTGAACGCGAATAACACGCTTCGGGATGAATGGATGTTCTATGGACGCAACGTAAGCCACGGTCATGCGGACACGTTAAATGTTGGTTTTCACGCGTTTGGGCTCGATTTGTCGCCAGATTTGGGCTACCCCGAATTCGCGGACAGCGTCGATATGCATCGGGCGCAGTGGGTCATCAATACAATCAGCCATAATACAGTTGTCGTGGATAAGCGAAAACAGAACATGAATTTATGGGCTGCGGAGGCTAAGCATTTTGACGATACAGACTTGGTGAAGCTCATTGATGTGGAAGCGCCTAAGGTATATCCGCAAACGACGTTGTATAAGCGGACTACGGCCATGATCAAGGCAGATGACAAGAACTCCTATACCGTGGATCTGTTCCGGGTAAAGGGAGGCAATGATCATTATTTCAGCTTCCATGGAGCAGAAGGAACGGTTGAGACGGAAGGCTTGAACCTGGTTCCACAGGCAACGGGGACGTATGCGGGAGCTGACGTGCCTTTCGGTGAAAGGGTCGATGATGTCGCAGGAGTCGGTTACATGGGCAGTGGATTTCATTATTTGAAAAATGTGGAACGCGATGCATCTCCAGCGGACAAATTCAGTATCGACTGGAATGTGAAAGATACCTGGAATATGTATGGTCAAGGCAGCGGGGCTGCGACCGACGTGCACCTAAGGTTGACGATGTTAGGCAATGTGGATGATATAGCCCTAGCCGATGGAGTGCCGCCACGTAATAAAGTAGGCAATCCGAAAGATCTCCGGTATTTGATCGCACATCGCAGCGGCATTAGCATGGATAGTTTATTTACATCGATCATTGAACCGTATAAGGGAGAAAGTTTTATCAGCTCCATTACGCCATTGATCGTTAAGATGAATGGGCAGACCGTGGATGACAGCGGTGTTCGAGCGGTTGGTGTGAAATTGAAAAACGGCAGAACCGATTATATCGTTAGCAGCTTGGATTCCAGTAAAGCTTACACGGTTGATCTGCCTGATACCACGTACTCCTTGGAGTTTAAAGGATTCTTCGGCGTATATTCGGTTCATGAGGATGGAAGTGCGAGCACCTATTTGCACGACGGCTCGTATATCGGAAAGAACAATGAAGTCCGGCAGGATCGGGTGGGAGCCGTTACTGGAACGGTCGTTGACTTTACGAGGGATTTGTCGCCGCATAATGAGATCATTATCGAAGCGTCCGGGCTTTTTGGAACCCCTGCAGATTTGATCGGTAAGAGCATCTCCATTCAAAATGATGGAATCCGCTACGCGTCATACCGTATTAAGGATGTATCCGTCTTGGAAGGAACCCGATTGAAGCTCGACATTGGGGACATTACACTTGTCAGGTCCTATAAAGATTCAAATGATTTCAGCAAAGGATATATCTATGATATAGCAAATGGTGCCTCATTTAGGATCCCACTGACTTATAGCACAAGTCAAGCTGCGCAACCACCAGCTGATGCAACTTTTACTGCAGATATTACAGCACCGACCAACACGGATGTCACCGTTACGATTAGTTACCCGTCTGCTGCAGCAGTGAAAGAATACAAAGTAGGTGCTAGCGGCACATGGACAGCGTACACAACGCCGGTAGTCGTTTCCGAAAATGGTTTGATTTATGCGAGAGGAACAGATGCGGCAGGCCATGCGTCCAATGTTACCAGCTATACGGTGAATAACATTGACAAAGTAGCACCGGTTACAACAGCCAGTGTGAACCCGTCTCAACCGGACGGACCAAACGGTGCTTACGTTGGGCTGGTTACAGTTAGTTTAAGTGCAGTGGATGTTGATTCAAGTGTGAAGAAAACAGAATACAGTCTGGATAATGGGACTACGTTTCAGCCCTATACATCACCTGTTACGTTGGATAAGCAAGGTCAATATACCTTGATCTATAAGTCAACGGATCAAGCAGGGAATGTTGAATCTGCGCATAATCTTAGTTTTTCTCTTGTTACAACGGCGGTCAAGGTTGAGTTAAAAGACAGTAATGGCAATCCACTCAGCGGCGGAGTCGTGAAATACTACGACGGAGGATGGAAAGATTTTGGTGTGACGGACGCTAGCGGCAGGGTAAGTAAATCCATAGCTGACAAAAGCTACACCTTCGGCATTACCTACGAGGGAACCTATAAGGAGAAGGTGCAAAATACCGGAACTGATGCCGTAGTCGTATTCCAGACAGTAAAGACCAATGTGCAATTGAAGGACAGTCAAGGAAATCTGATGGACAGCGGCAGTGTGAAATACTATGCGGGTGGCTGGCTGACTTTCGGTAATACGACCGGCGGAGAGGTCAGCAAGGAGTTATTGCCAGGTTCTTATACTTTCGGTATGACGAACGAAGGAGCGTATAAGGAAAAAGCCCAGAATATAGGAACGGATGCCGTGGTCGTATTCCAAACTGTCAAGGTCAACGTACAACTGAAAGACAGTCAAGGAAATCTGATAGATAGCGGCAGTGTGAAATACTATGCGGGTGGCTGGCTGACTTTCGGTAATACGACCGGCGGAGAGGTAAGCAAGGAGTTATTGCCTGGTTCTTATACTTTCGGTATGACGAACGAGGGAGCGTATAAGGAAAAAGTCCAGAATATAGGAACGGATGCCGTGGTCGTATTTCAAACTGTCAAGGTCAACGTACAACTGAAAGACAGTCAAGGGAATCTGATGGACAGCGGCAGTGTGAAATACTATGCGGGAGGCTGGCTGACTTTCGGTAATACGACTGGCGGAGAGGTCAGCAAAGAGTTATTGCCTGGTTCTTATACTTTCGGTATGACGAACGAAGGAGCGTATAAGGAAAAAGTCCAGAATATAGGAACGGATGCCGTGGTCGTATTCCAGACCGTCAAGGTCAAGGTACAACTGAAAGACAGTCAAGGGAATCTGATGGATAGTGGCAATGTGAAATACTATGCTGGAGGCTGGCTGACTTTCGGTAATACGACCGGCGGAGAGGTCAGCAAGGAGTTATTGCCTGGTTCTTATACTTTTGGCATGACTTATGGGGGAACGTACAGAGAAATTGTAAGTAATATAACAATAAATCCCATGGTCGTATTTCAGATGTAA
- a CDS encoding Gfo/Idh/MocA family protein translates to MQKAELRVAVLGAGIIAKEHFDAIRATTGFAACAVVDINLDKANEIAQLYEIMAYNDYREMITQERPDVVVIALPHYLHKETAVFAAEHGCHLMLEKPMALSVAECDEIIQAGIKADIRILVGHTQHYIAENIQAKKIIQSEELGKLVMIHDVRHTNYFQDSRPQWFLEKEKSGGGILANLGTHSIDKIQWLTDGTVRKVRSSVSYHGSRGNVEGSGMIYLELASGIPAMIVQSGYLGASRNETEIVFTGGMLKLVTGDSLWMSRGGEYEKLEILNTAAPFELQYSDLLTAIRDHSETSCSPAYARGVIAALEAVYRSAETGLEQFVDREIG, encoded by the coding sequence ATGCAAAAAGCAGAATTAAGGGTAGCCGTGCTTGGTGCGGGTATTATAGCCAAAGAACATTTTGATGCTATCCGGGCAACGACGGGATTTGCAGCTTGCGCGGTTGTAGATATCAATCTCGATAAAGCGAATGAAATCGCCCAGCTCTATGAAATAATGGCCTATAACGATTATCGGGAAATGATCACACAGGAAAGACCGGATGTGGTCGTCATTGCGTTGCCTCACTATTTACATAAAGAGACAGCCGTGTTTGCGGCGGAACATGGCTGCCATTTGATGTTGGAGAAACCGATGGCTTTGTCCGTAGCAGAATGTGATGAGATTATCCAAGCTGGAATTAAAGCGGATATTCGTATCTTGGTCGGACATACTCAGCATTATATTGCTGAAAATATTCAGGCCAAAAAGATCATTCAAAGTGAAGAATTAGGAAAGCTTGTCATGATTCATGATGTCAGACATACGAATTACTTCCAAGACTCGCGTCCACAGTGGTTTCTCGAAAAAGAGAAATCAGGAGGTGGTATTCTGGCCAATTTGGGAACGCACTCTATCGATAAAATTCAGTGGCTGACGGATGGTACAGTCCGTAAAGTAAGATCATCTGTGAGTTATCATGGGAGCAGAGGCAATGTAGAAGGCAGCGGAATGATTTATCTGGAACTTGCGTCAGGAATTCCTGCGATGATTGTTCAATCGGGTTATTTAGGGGCATCACGCAATGAAACGGAGATTGTGTTTACGGGTGGTATGCTGAAACTAGTAACCGGTGATAGCTTATGGATGAGTCGGGGCGGTGAGTATGAGAAGCTGGAGATATTAAACACGGCTGCTCCATTCGAATTGCAATATTCCGACTTGCTCACGGCTATTCGAGACCATTCGGAAACAAGCTGCTCTCCAGCGTATGCACGAGGTGTCATAGCTGCATTGGAAGCTGTTTACCGATCTGCAGAAACAGGTTTGGAACAGTTTGTGGATCGTGAAATTGGATAG